In bacterium, the genomic window GTGATGACCCATTCGAGAGCAACTTTTTCCGTTACTTTGCGCTTAATTTTAAGAAACTTGGCCTCAAGCAACTCATAACGACCAGCTACAAACCTTCTCCAGTTGCCAACACGCAGTTGGGACTGTTTGGAGATGATAAGACGGTAGCAACGTCCAAAGGTCGTCCAAAAGTAACCGCCAACAAGTTCATCATCAATGAAGTAAGTGATTTTGACGAAGATGGCTCGTTCAATCTTCAAGACGTTGCAGAACAATTGAAGGCAAACAAAAACAATGAGTGGTCGCCTCTTGAAGGAGAAGGCGATTTTAGAAGTCCAGAATGTGTGGATTTGCTAAAGCAGTCAGATATTGTAGTAACCAACCCTCCTTTTAGTCTATTCCGCGAGTATGTGAAGCAACTGGTTGATCACAAGAAGAAATTTGTGATTATTGGCAACATGAATGCAATCACCTACAAAGAAATATTCCCGCTAATCGAAGATGACAAAATGTGGCTCGGTAATGGCTTTCATGCGGGCAACGCATATTTCTTTACTCCCAACGCGCGTGAATACGCCTCTGGTGTATATGACGAAAAAACAGGACTCGTAAAGTTTCGCAACGTTTGTTGGTTTACAAATATGGATCATGGCAGACGCCACCAACCACTGCCACTAATGACTATGTCCGATAACTTGAAATATTCGAAGCACAAAGAGATTAAGGGCAAAAAGGCATACGAAAAGTATGACAACTACGATGCTATCGAGGTGCCATTCACCGACTCAATTCCTGATGACTATGATGGAGTTATGGGAGTGCCGATTAGCTTTCTTGACAAATACAGCCCTGAACAGTTTGAGATTGTCGGTTTAACTTCAGGCCGAGATGAGTTTAAGGTTGGGCCTTCGAAAAAATACCAAAATCCTCAACAACATAACAAGGACGGCTCCCTAACAAACGGCAGCAAGACAAACACCCGCGCAACTATACTTCTAGATAAAGTGCCTGACGGCATTTATTACACGGCTGATAATGCGGATGGCCCGCTAATGATAGTTTATGCGAGAATCTTGATTAAGCACAGAAAGGCGAAGAAATGAAAACAGCTTTGAGAACCGACATCACAGTCAAAGATATTTGCGACGGATTTGTTTATAACGAGCTTGAAGGAAAAGGTTTGTTTGGTTTGTCGGGCAAGCTGACCATTCAGCCAGAGTATCAACGAAACTACATTTACGCTGACGGCAAGAAAGATGTTGCGGTCATTCATTCAATCCTAAAGGGTTATCCGATAGGCTTGATTTATTTCAATAAAGTAAGCGACGATAATCTAGAAGTTCTAGATGGCCAGCAACGTATTACTAGCTTTGGGCGATTTGTGAATGGCAAGTTTGCCATTAAAGACGAAAATGGAATGGAGCAATATTTTAGTGGTATTGCTGCCGATAAGCAGGCGAAGATTCTAAACACCAAACTTCTTATCTATGAATGCGAAGGCACTGAAAGCGAAATCAAGGAGTGGTTCAAGACCATCAACATCGCTGGTGTTCCACTAAACAGTCAAGAGCTTCTGAATGCCGTGTATTCTGGACCATTTGTAACTCTTGCCAAAGAAGAATTCAGCAACAGCCAAAACTCTAACATCCAAAAATGGAGTGCGTATGTTTCTGGCAGCGCAAACAGACAAGATTTCTTGGAGCGAGCACTCGATTGGGTCAGTAAAGGAAATATTGGCAACTACATGAGCCGCCATCGAAAAGACGATAACATCACTGAGCTAAAAACCTACTTCAATACTGTGATCGACTGGGCTTCGAGCGTCTTTACTGATGTTGAGGGTGAAATGCGCGGGCTTGAATGGGGGCGACTATACGAAACCTACCACAAAAATTCCTACGACCCTGCTAAGGTGTCCGGTGATGTGCATAAACTTTACGGCGACCCTTACGTCAAGAATCGCAAAGGAGTTTTTGAGTTTATTCTTGGCGGCCTTACGGACACAAAACTACTGGATGTTCGTGTCTTTGACGAAGCAACCAAAAAATCAGTCTACGCTACTCAGACGAAGGCGGCAGAAGCTAAAGGAACGTCTAATTGCTCGCACTGTGCAATTGGACACGATGTAAACAAAGAGAAAATATGGAGCCTGAGCGACATGGACGCTGACCATGTTGCCGCCTGGAGCAAAGGCGGCGCAACCTCTATCGATAACTGCGAAATGCTATGCAAGACCCACAACCGCGCAAAAGGAAATCGATAAGGTATGCCGAGTCTATCGTGGCAAACGATGGTAGACTTTGTAACCTGTATTGAGCGATGGCTCGACATAAACCTATCCCATGAGGCGTTGATAGCTATTCCAGCCTTGTTTGTTGCTTTGCTTGTGCCAATAGCATTCTTCTTGATGGAACGCAAAGACTTATACGGTTTTGACAAGAACGTTATTCTGGACAAAATTGTGCTGGCTAGAGTATCCATACCAATGGTCTTTCTGGTATCCATAGCCCTGTTATTTAACATAACAACTCTGTCAGTGCTTTTCACCACCTTGCTGCTATTGGTGGTTATGGTCGTCTTAATACGAGTTTATAAGTGGATGGCGTCAGTAGAAATCTTGAAATACAAAACCACTTACAAACAAGATATGCGTCTACGATTTATACGTAGTATAAAAAATGACATCGAAAAGGTAGACACTTGGGCAATCATCTTAAACGATGAGAAACTACTGGAAAAGAACCAGCGTGGGTTGGTTGCAGAGTTTATAGCTGCCGTCAAAAACATAAAAGACAGCAAAAACCGCTACCCTAAGTCCAATTTACTCGGACTAATGAGCCGCAACGTAAGTAAGGTAGACTTTGCTGATATTCAATCTTACGATGACTTAGTGCAATACTCTATTGAATATTTTCCGGAAATGCGTAGAGTCCGTACGCAAAGAAAACAAGCGACTAACAAAACTAACCAAGAAACCTATCCTCCCTACCAGCAGAAGGAGCTGGCTATCAACCTACTTAAGATTGCTTTGGACAAGAAGATTAGTGATATTTTTGATCACATATACTTTACCGCTATCAAAAAGTATATCGCAAAGGACGGCGTAGACGAGGCTGGGTTTATTCGTGACTTCTTACCAGCTTACGTGCATGTTGTTAAAGAGAACGAGGAATATGACGCTAAAAAACTCTGGCAAGAATTGTCCGATTGGGTTGTGACCAAAGAACTCCTTTCTAAAGAGGAATCTCGGCAAAAGACCATTTCCTTATTGAACGCCTACATGGACTCCATAGGACAGCGGGCGCACGCAGATACAGAATTGCCACAACACGAAGTAAGAGTTATCGACGATGTAACTGAGCGCATGCTGCCAAATATAAACGTGTCATTCTGGTTTGATATCATGACTTTCTACAACAGTGGTTGGGGCTTAGATGAGGGCGAGGATAGCACACATGGTCAGGTCAGAAGTCACGTAAGTAGAAGGAGAGATTTTGGGTCATTTAATGCTCTTGGCGATATAGATTGGAGTGATAACGAAGAGGAAAGGCTGAAGGCATACGAGGCAGAAGCCAATAGACAGGATGAGGAAACTATGTATATCTTAGGACTTATTTACCCTTGGCTGCGTAATCCCAAAGAAATTCAAAAAGTTCTCAACCAGATACAAATCATAGAGAAAGAAAAATTATTTGATACAGAGAGCCACGAAGCACGACGGCTTGAGTCATTAAAGAATCGCTTTGAGAAAATTAGAGCTTACACCGACAAAATGATAGCCGAGCAAGACAGTAAAAAGCAGAGCAAAAAGAAGAAGCAAAAATAGAGTTTGTCGCTAGACCCGCGCCGAAGGCGCGGCTGGGGTGGGAGCGGCTCCCTCACTTGCTTTAGCAAGGGAGGCAAACCAAAATATTTTTCGAATTCAATTAAAAAGAAAAAGCCACCCGCCGAAATTCAAAACAATCATGAAGAAAAATCTTTTGGTTTGGGCCGCTGGCTATGCCAGCGGACGAGCCGCAGGGCGGGATTTAATTATCTTGCTCGAAAAAGGTTCGAGCTTCGTTCAATATCTCCTGCCATACAGAACTTTCAACATATAGCCAATGTTTATATAAGTATTGATTAGTTTTGTTCGTGGATACCCTGTAGCTATTCGTCTCGCAATGAGTCTACAGGAGATATACTTGCTGCTCGTTTCGCTGGAAAAATTGCGATAACCACACCTATAAACGTCATAAATAGAATACTGAGAAGAGGTAGCCACCAAGGAGAAGAAACGACGGAGAAGCGCTCTGTGATGCCGCGGCCCGAAGATATCCCGTTCATGACTACATTTAACACAATACCCATAAGAGTTGATAGCGCGATACCAAAGATTGCGCCAATAAAGGACAATAATATACTCTCGTAGAGGAATAGTCGCATAATATCACGGTTTCTGACCCCCAGGGTAAGCATCAGGCTTATTTCCTTTGTTCGTTCAAGCAAGGCGACAGTCAGGGTATTGAACATGCCCAAAATAGCGATAAACATTCCGATTGCTCCAAACAGAACCAAACCGGCATTTACATATTTGAATAGTTGTTGAATCTGCGCAATGGTGTCAAGCGGTGATGTGGTTTCTAGGCCTAGTGCTTCAATATTTTTGCGAACATCATCGATTTTGTCAGTAGAATTTACCTGAAGTTTCAACTGCGTGTATTTATCTACTTCGGCTTTGGCAAAAATAGACGATTGGACAAAGAGTTCGCTGCTACTTTCGTTATTTGTAACACCTACGATCGTTACATCTTCTTGAATTTTTTTTGGCTTGTTGGCTTCTGCGTCAATCTGCAAAGCTAGGTTCATTTGTTGTCCGATAATATCATCAGCATTTTTGTTGATTGTACGGAGAGCAGCTGCACTGATGATGGCTTGGCTGCCGGGATTGGCTGATTCAAACCACTTGCCCTTAGACATATGTATCTCTGTTAAATCCTTGTAGGCATTGTCTACTCCATAGACTACTAAGTCGCTAGAATTCGAATCTGATTTTATTGTTCCTACACCCGTACTTATGCGTGATACAGAGTCTACATTGGCTATATTTGCTAATTGATTAGCGGTTTTATCGTTTAATTTTATGATCTCAGAATTGGGTGTTGTGACGTCAACAATCTTTACCGAGCTATTCCCTACAATCTGTTGGGTCACGAGATTTTGTAGGCCAAGCCCTAATGTGAGTAAGAAGTGAATAGCCCCAACCCCAACCATAACGCCTATAATTGTGAGTGATGAACGAAGACGTTTGGAGAGCAAATTTCTAGCAGCAATAAAAGCTATGATTTGTAAGCTCATTGATGTATTTGGTTTGCCCCGAAATAACTTGAGCTTGGAGAGAAGTTTATTATACATCAGTTTTGATCCGTCTTAGCTCTTTGATGCGCTGTTCTGTCTGCTTGAAAATTCTTTCTGCTGTGCTCATATGCTGTTCTTTAGGAATATTGGTAACAACTCCGTCTTGGATATTCAGCAGATTATCAGCAAATGAAATGTACTCCAGGTTATGTGTAACAAGAATGATGGTGCGCCTGAATTCTGTTTGGCAGTTGGCGAGTAATTTCATTATCTTGTCTCCATTTGCGGAGTCCAGGTTTCCAGTTGGCTCGTCAGCAATGATGAGCAAGGGCTCGTTTACCAATGCTCTACCGAGTGCTACCCGTTGCTGCTCGCCACCAGAAAGTTTGTGAGGAAATTTTTTAGCATATGGGGTCATGTCAATTCTATTTAGTATTCCATAGATGATTTCATGAGCTTGTTTTTTGGTGTATCCGGTTGCATATAAGGGCACAGCTAGATTATCAACAACATTAAGACTCTTTACCCAATAATTAGTTTGGTGAACAAATCCTGCCCGATTTGCTCTATACCTAGCTAGCCTATCAGCGTCTAGATCGTACAAGTTTTGATTTTGCACATAAACCGCTCCAGTTGACGGCTTCTGTAAACCGCCCAAAACATTTAGAAGTGTTGATTTACCGCTACCCGATGCACCATATATAATATTGAAGCTATTTGCTCTTAGGCTAAAACTGACATTTGTGAGTGCGCGAACATCCGCATCACCAACCAGAAAATCTACTGATACATTTTCTACTCTGACGATTTCACTTTGGTCTTGTATATTTTTCCGCATACCTAAAACCCGAATATTCCTCTCAAAGCATTAAGCACTATAGAGATTATGCTTTCTGATGCCTTCCCAATTATAGCGGACTTAGTTGAGCCTTGTGCTTCATTATTTGATCCATCTCTCGATACTGGTTGCATAGTATACACACTAGAGGTTGACAGATCTGACACAATAACCACATGTTCGGTTGTCAGACTATTTGCCCCACCTGTACGGTTGTTTAAGTTCTGTAGGCTTGCTCCTTGACCATAGGCTACTTGACTGGTATCTTGTTCGTCGGTAGTCCAGGAGACAACGGCTTGGCCTCTTGCTTCCACACCTGTGCCTTTGATTGATGCCTCAATTCGCAGGTTAGAAATCTTTGGTGGTCTGGTATCCAGAGCGGTTTTGAAAGTTTGACGGTCAGATGTTGCAAGATTGCCAGCGACATCACGACTCTCAGCTATGAGGAAGTAGTCACTGTTATCTTGGAGATCGTTAATGGTCATTTCGTGTTCGGTAACAAGCTTGCTATTAGCAATAGTCTTGCCTTCAGTTCCATTCTTACCATAGTTTACTGTTGACGAGGTAGGGACATTGGTAGTCCAACTCACCAGCTGAGTACTGGTTGGCTGGTCTTTGACAGGTTGGAACTTCAAATTCGAGATGGCAGGGCGAGGGGGTGTGGTGAAAGAATATATATCACCGGTATATTCACCGCCTTCGCTGTCGAGCAGAGATATTCGTAGCACATAACTGGCGCCATCGTCTAAACCATTTAGCTCAACCTGATAGGTAGATTCTGACAGCGAGGTATTTATCTCTGTCTTGCCGCCAAAAGCATCTGTCTTGCCGTAATAGACTAAAGCTTTGCTGGCATCTTCTGAGGTAAACTGCACAGTTGCACTGTTTAGTGTTGTTTTAATAACCTTAACATTTTTTACTATTGGCGCGGGTGCCGTTGTGAAACTAATTTCGTTTGATACACCGGTATTTCCGTCTTCGTCGGTCCAACGAGCGACAAAGAAGTAAGTTGTCCCCGCCTTGAGATTATCAAGATCAACAATGTGACTAGTTACTTGTGATGAGTTGCTAATTTCCGAAGCAAAGTAGCTACCGCTGCTAGTTCCAATTGCTATCTTACTATCGC contains:
- a CDS encoding adenine-specific methyltransferase EcoRI family protein translates to MAKYLTSAKNAKNDEFYTRYEDISKEVEAYLDFDPDAFKGKVVYCNCDDPFESNFFRYFALNFKKLGLKQLITTSYKPSPVANTQLGLFGDDKTVATSKGRPKVTANKFIINEVSDFDEDGSFNLQDVAEQLKANKNNEWSPLEGEGDFRSPECVDLLKQSDIVVTNPPFSLFREYVKQLVDHKKKFVIIGNMNAITYKEIFPLIEDDKMWLGNGFHAGNAYFFTPNAREYASGVYDEKTGLVKFRNVCWFTNMDHGRRHQPLPLMTMSDNLKYSKHKEIKGKKAYEKYDNYDAIEVPFTDSIPDDYDGVMGVPISFLDKYSPEQFEIVGLTSGRDEFKVGPSKKYQNPQQHNKDGSLTNGSKTNTRATILLDKVPDGIYYTADNADGPLMIVYARILIKHRKAKK
- a CDS encoding DUF262 domain-containing protein, which encodes MKTALRTDITVKDICDGFVYNELEGKGLFGLSGKLTIQPEYQRNYIYADGKKDVAVIHSILKGYPIGLIYFNKVSDDNLEVLDGQQRITSFGRFVNGKFAIKDENGMEQYFSGIAADKQAKILNTKLLIYECEGTESEIKEWFKTINIAGVPLNSQELLNAVYSGPFVTLAKEEFSNSQNSNIQKWSAYVSGSANRQDFLERALDWVSKGNIGNYMSRHRKDDNITELKTYFNTVIDWASSVFTDVEGEMRGLEWGRLYETYHKNSYDPAKVSGDVHKLYGDPYVKNRKGVFEFILGGLTDTKLLDVRVFDEATKKSVYATQTKAAEAKGTSNCSHCAIGHDVNKEKIWSLSDMDADHVAAWSKGGATSIDNCEMLCKTHNRAKGNR
- a CDS encoding ABC transporter permease, giving the protein MYNKLLSKLKLFRGKPNTSMSLQIIAFIAARNLLSKRLRSSLTIIGVMVGVGAIHFLLTLGLGLQNLVTQQIVGNSSVKIVDVTTPNSEIIKLNDKTANQLANIANVDSVSRISTGVGTIKSDSNSSDLVVYGVDNAYKDLTEIHMSKGKWFESANPGSQAIISAAALRTINKNADDIIGQQMNLALQIDAEANKPKKIQEDVTIVGVTNNESSSELFVQSSIFAKAEVDKYTQLKLQVNSTDKIDDVRKNIEALGLETTSPLDTIAQIQQLFKYVNAGLVLFGAIGMFIAILGMFNTLTVALLERTKEISLMLTLGVRNRDIMRLFLYESILLSFIGAIFGIALSTLMGIVLNVVMNGISSGRGITERFSVVSSPWWLPLLSILFMTFIGVVIAIFPAKRAASISPVDSLRDE
- a CDS encoding ABC transporter ATP-binding protein, producing MRKNIQDQSEIVRVENVSVDFLVGDADVRALTNVSFSLRANSFNIIYGASGSGKSTLLNVLGGLQKPSTGAVYVQNQNLYDLDADRLARYRANRAGFVHQTNYWVKSLNVVDNLAVPLYATGYTKKQAHEIIYGILNRIDMTPYAKKFPHKLSGGEQQRVALGRALVNEPLLIIADEPTGNLDSANGDKIMKLLANCQTEFRRTIILVTHNLEYISFADNLLNIQDGVVTNIPKEQHMSTAERIFKQTEQRIKELRRIKTDV